GCCAATTTGGCCGCGCCCGGGGCGCGCCGGGCGCGGCCTTGCCAAAATGACAAGGCCGCGGGCGGCGGTCGGGACCGCGCGGGCGAGCGTACGAGAAATCGCAAGCCGTCGCGGGCCGTTGCATGATGTCCCCGGCCGCCGTCGCTGGCACGCGCGTTGCTCACCACCTCCGGGGCGCTCCCCGCATGCTCGACCTCTTCTTCAGAAAATACGCCTGGACGGCCACCCTGCTGCTGCTCTTCGCGGCGGCGTGGCTCTGCGCACGCACCGTGAACACGGTGGTGGCGGCCGTCATCCGCCCGCGCCCGGCGGTCGACCTCAGCGCGCTCCCCTCCGCGGCGGCCCGCCCCGTCGCGCCGCCGCGGCTCGACTCCGAGCGGCTGTACGCGCTGGTCGGCCAGAAGCCGCCGGCGGCGCCCGCCGCCGGGCAGGAGGCGGGCGCGGGGGCGCAGCCGCAGGGGCCGCAGAACTGCGCCGATCGCAACGCGGCGCCGGTGAAGAGCGGCCTGCGCGCCCAGCTCGTGGCCGCGGTGATCTCCGACCACCCGCGCTCCTCCATCGCCTCCATCACCGACCTCAACACCCGCGAGACGCGCGTCTACGGCATCGGGGATCAGCTCCTCGGCGCGACCGTCCTCTCCATCGAGCGGCTGCGCGACGACCGCGACGCCACCGGCAGCGGGGTCAAGGTGGTCGCCATCGTCTGCGACGGCGGGCAGAAGCAGTACGTGGACTTCGAGCCGGGCGACGGCTCCGGCGCCCCGCCGCCGCGCCCGCTGGCGCGCCCGGGCGTCCCGGAGGAGGCGGAGCCCGCCGGCCCCAGCGCCGCCGAGGGCGTGAAGAAGCTCGCCGACAACCGGTACGAGGTGAAGAAGAAGTTCATCGACGAGACGCTCTCGAACCTGAACAACGTCGCCACCCAGGCGCGCATCGTCCCCTCGTTCAAGAACGGCGTCGCGAACGGCTTCAAGCTCTTCTCCATCCAGCCGGGCTCGCTCTACTCCGCCATCGGCGTGGAGAACGGCGACGTCATCCAGCGCATCAACGGGTACGAGATGAACTCGCCCGACAAGGCGCTGGAGGTCTACCAGAAGCTCCGCGAGACCCCGCACATCTCGATCGAGATCGAGCGCAACGGGCAGGTCATCCGCAAGGAGTACAACGTCACCGGTCCGTGAAGCACCGCGGCCCGCGACCCGAGACGCCATGCGCAAGCTCCTCCTCCTCCTCGCCGCCGTGCCGGCGCTGGCGCGTCCGCAGAGCGCCGCCGCCCCGCCCTACCCCGGCGCTCCTCCCCCGCCGCCGCCCGGCGCGGCGCAGTCGCCCGGCGCCCAGTCCTCGGCCGCGCGCGCGGCGCTGCAGGCGCAGCAGCAGGCGCAGCAGGCCCAGCCGCAGCTGCCCGCGCCCGCCCCCGCCCCGCGCGGCGTCCGCCCCGGCCCGCGCGTCCAGAGCACCCCGGGCGCGCCCGCCGGCACGGCCGCCGGCGCGGGCGCGGTGGCGCCGCCCGGCGCCGCCGGCGGCACGGCCCACGCCGACGGCGTCTGCAAGCCGATGGAGGGCAAGTTCCTCCTCGCCTTCAACAAGGCCGACATCGTCGACGTGCTGGAGCAGGCGAGCCGCTGGACGTGCCGCAACTTCGCGTACACGGACGACGTGGCGCGCGGGAAGATCTCGCTGCTCTCCAAGACCCCCGTCACCGCCGACGAGGCGTACGCCGCCTTCCTGGCGGCGCTCACCGCCAACAACATCGCCGTCTACCCGTCGGGCCGGTACCACAAGCTCGTCCGCATCGCGGACGCGAAGAAGACGGCCATCCCCACCTACCTCGACGACGGGTCGGTGGCGCCCGCCACCGAGCAGCCCATCACGAAGCTCTTCCGGCTGCGGTTCGCCGACCCGGATCAGCTGCGCGGCATCATGGGGAACTTCACCTCGCCCCAGGGCGCCGACATCCAGTCCATCCCGCCCGACGTCCTCATCATCACCGACCTCGGCCTCAACATCCGCCGCATCGAGCGCATGCTCGAGGCGCTGGACCGCCCCGGCTCCGGGGAGCTCATCCGCTTCATCCAGGTGCGCTACGCCGCGGCGCG
The genomic region above belongs to Anaeromyxobacter diazotrophicus and contains:
- the gspC gene encoding type II secretion system protein GspC; translated protein: MLDLFFRKYAWTATLLLLFAAAWLCARTVNTVVAAVIRPRPAVDLSALPSAAARPVAPPRLDSERLYALVGQKPPAAPAAGQEAGAGAQPQGPQNCADRNAAPVKSGLRAQLVAAVISDHPRSSIASITDLNTRETRVYGIGDQLLGATVLSIERLRDDRDATGSGVKVVAIVCDGGQKQYVDFEPGDGSGAPPPRPLARPGVPEEAEPAGPSAAEGVKKLADNRYEVKKKFIDETLSNLNNVATQARIVPSFKNGVANGFKLFSIQPGSLYSAIGVENGDVIQRINGYEMNSPDKALEVYQKLRETPHISIEIERNGQVIRKEYNVTGP